A region of Piscinibacter gummiphilus DNA encodes the following proteins:
- a CDS encoding 2-hydroxyacid dehydrogenase: MKPNILQLNPILVPSVNERLDSLYTMHRLFEQVDPDAYLREHGATIRGVITGGHTGIQRSMMERLPALEVVAVNGVGTDAVDLDYARSRQLPVTGTFGALTEDVADLAVALLLSTCRNVGAVDRFIRAGAWVRHPQPSALPLARRFSGMRVGIVGMGRVGRAVATRVAAFGCPVRYTDLREMRDVPWTFEPDLLQLARNSDALIACAAADKAEGLIDAAVLDALGPQGYFVNVARGRLVREADLVRALVEHRIAGAGLDVFVDEPNVPPILFELDNVTLQAHRASATVETRTAMGEMVLESLAQALAGQRPTHSLTT, translated from the coding sequence ATGAAACCGAACATCCTCCAGCTCAACCCGATCCTCGTTCCGTCCGTCAACGAGCGCCTCGACTCGCTCTACACGATGCACCGCCTCTTCGAGCAGGTCGACCCCGACGCCTACCTCCGCGAGCACGGCGCCACCATCCGCGGCGTCATCACCGGCGGCCACACCGGCATCCAGCGTTCGATGATGGAACGCCTGCCCGCACTCGAGGTCGTGGCCGTGAACGGCGTGGGCACCGATGCCGTCGACCTCGACTACGCGCGCTCGCGCCAGCTGCCGGTCACCGGAACGTTCGGCGCGCTGACCGAGGACGTCGCCGACCTGGCCGTCGCGCTGCTGCTGTCGACCTGCCGCAACGTGGGGGCGGTGGACCGCTTCATTCGCGCGGGCGCCTGGGTGCGGCATCCGCAGCCGAGCGCACTGCCGCTCGCGCGGCGCTTCAGCGGCATGCGGGTGGGCATCGTGGGGATGGGCCGCGTGGGCCGTGCGGTCGCGACGCGCGTGGCCGCCTTCGGCTGCCCGGTGCGCTACACCGACCTGCGCGAGATGCGCGACGTGCCGTGGACCTTCGAGCCCGACCTGCTGCAGCTGGCCCGCAACAGCGATGCGCTGATCGCGTGCGCGGCGGCCGACAAGGCCGAAGGCCTCATCGACGCAGCCGTGCTCGATGCGCTCGGGCCGCAGGGCTACTTCGTGAACGTGGCGCGCGGCCGGCTCGTGCGCGAGGCGGACCTGGTGCGGGCGCTGGTGGAGCACCGCATCGCGGGCGCGGGGCTCGACGTGTTCGTCGACGAACCGAACGTGCCGCCGATCCTCTTCGAACTCGACAACGTGACGCTGCAGGCCCACCGCGCGAGTGCCACGGTGGAGACGCGCACGGCGATGGGCGAGATGGTGCTGGAGAGCCTGGCGCAGGCCCTGGCCGGCCAGCGGCCGACCCACAGCCTCACGACCTGA
- a CDS encoding outer membrane beta-barrel protein, producing the protein MRKFVAIPAITLATLSSSAFAEGLHDQFWGELSYFYPTINSTARLDATATARPGSSITLEDELDLADRKGTPYFSLGMRIAQNWRIEFEYYKLDRSSSKTLSRQIDWGDSTYPVGVQVNSTFDTTVYRLTGGYSFYKTPVAEVGGSLGLHVTDFATALSGQASGPGGTTSFQREGNDALVPLPTLGLYGAYAFSDQFQVRGRIDYLTLKYDEYDGSLVNFLVAFDWRFSKNWGVGAGYRYVDYQLDANKSDFRGEVNYKFKGPTLFLTAGF; encoded by the coding sequence ATGAGGAAATTCGTCGCCATCCCCGCGATCACGCTCGCCACCCTGTCGAGCAGCGCGTTCGCCGAAGGTCTGCACGACCAGTTCTGGGGTGAGCTGTCCTACTTCTACCCCACCATCAACTCCACGGCGCGCCTCGACGCCACGGCCACCGCCCGGCCGGGCTCCTCGATCACGCTCGAGGACGAACTGGACCTGGCCGACCGCAAGGGCACGCCCTACTTCTCGCTGGGCATGCGCATCGCGCAGAACTGGCGCATCGAGTTCGAGTACTACAAGCTCGACCGCTCCTCCAGCAAGACGCTCTCCCGCCAGATCGACTGGGGCGACAGCACCTACCCGGTGGGCGTGCAGGTCAACAGCACGTTCGACACCACGGTGTACCGCCTCACGGGCGGCTACTCGTTCTACAAGACCCCGGTGGCGGAGGTCGGCGGGTCCCTGGGGCTGCATGTCACCGACTTCGCCACCGCGCTGTCGGGGCAGGCCTCCGGCCCCGGCGGTACCACCTCGTTCCAGCGCGAGGGCAACGATGCCCTGGTGCCGCTGCCCACGCTGGGCCTCTACGGCGCCTACGCGTTCTCCGACCAGTTCCAGGTCCGCGGCCGCATCGACTACCTGACGCTGAAGTACGACGAGTACGACGGCTCGCTCGTCAACTTCCTGGTGGCGTTCGACTGGCGCTTCTCGAAGAACTGGGGCGTGGGCGCGGGCTACCGATACGTCGACTACCAGCTGGATGCCAACAAGAGCGACTTCCGCGGCGAAGTGAACTACAAGTTCAAGGGCCCGACGCTGTTCCTCACCGCCGGGTTCTGA